The genome window TCGTGACGAATCAAGAGGTAAAAGAGAAAATCAAACCAGTTGCTTGGAACCAGTCTACGGTCACCGACTGTTCTCATTTACTAGTGTTTGCAGCTTGGGATAACTATACGGAAGACCGTATCAACTATATGTTTGACTTGACTAATGAAATACGTGGTTTTAAAAATGAAGGTTGGGAAAATTACCGTCAGCAGCTCTTAAGCACGTACCCAAATCAAGATGCAGAAGTAAACTTCAATCATGCGGCTAAGCAGGCCTATATCGCTTTTTCACATGCCTTAATTGCTGCTGCTTTTGAGGAAGTAGATGCTACACCTATGGAAGGTTTTGATGCTGACGCTGTGGATGAAATTTTAGGTCTTAGAGAAAAAGGACTGAGATCTACCGTTTTACTGCCTATAGGCTATAGAAAACCATCAGAAGACTGGTTGGTTAACCTAGAGAAAGTAAGAAAGAGTACCGAAAATATGGTTACGACCATAGACTAACCTAAAAATGAGTACATTGAAAAAAATAAAATTTACAGCCCTTGTTTTTGCACTTGTTGCAGTAATAGGTTGTATAGATCAAAAAGAAATGGCAAAAGATGCCAATTTAAATAATAGTAGTAACCTTAAAAAAGAAAAGAATATGAAAGTTTTATTTGTATTAACATCGCACGATCAACTAGGAGACACTGGTAAAAAAACAGGATTTTGGGTAGAAGAATTTGCTGGCCCTTATTATACTTTAAAAGATAAAGGAGTGGAAATTACTTTAGCAACGCCTAAAGGAGGTAAAGCACCTATAGATCCAAGTAGTGATTCTCCAGATGCAGCTACAGAATTTACAAAGAGATTTGATAAAGACGAAGAAGCTCAAGAGCTCATCAACACCACTCACCAACTAGCAGATGTCAATGCTGCAGATTATGACGCGGTATTTTATCCTGGTGGCCACGGACCTTTATGGGATCTAGCTAATGATGCAACATCTATCAAGCTTATCGAGACTTTTAACAGTCAAGAAAAGCCAGTAGGGTTTGTATGCCACGCTCCAGCAGCATTGAAAAGTGTTAAGGGAACTGATGGCAATCCATTAGTGAAAGGAAAGAAAGTAACTGGATTTACCAATACAGAAGAAGATGCTGTGCAACTTACTGATGTGGTACCATTTCTAGTAGAAGACATGCTTAAAGAAAATGGAGGTATTTATTCCAAAGGAGCTGACTGGTCAGCGTATGCGTTGCAAGACGGTAATTTGATCACAGGACAAAATCCTGCATCTTCCATATTAGTTGCAGAAAAGCTATTTGCTGCGATTCAATAATTGCATCTGATTGATTACTAAGTAAGCTCAAACCTTTTATGGTTTGGGCTTTTTTTTATGGTTTTTAAACGGTTTTAAAAAGAAGACCTCCCTAGTTCCTTTCCTTTAACTTAGTAATTAGTCTCTTTTATATAGGCAGGAATAGGTATGAAAAGAGTAGGGTGGCTGTGGTTATTAAGACTCTTTTATATGGAGTTGGTCACTTCCAAGTAGTAGTGAATTCGGAAATTATAAAAGTGTTGATTATTTGGCCCTTGTAGGTGTGCTCGTTGGTAAATAATGTGTAAAGGAGTACTTCCCCACCTACTTTAACCTCTTCTTTAAAAGGATTTTCTAGTTGTTTTTGAATAGAAATCCACAGGGGTATGTCAATTACTATAAATTTATATTCCACATGTACCAGATCATTTAAAATATCACTATTTCCTGTTTTTAACTTGAAAACATTTTTTGATGAACCAATTGTTTCATCACTGACTTTTCTTTGTTCTCCAGTAAATTCAGCTATAAACCTAAAAGTGTTCATTGCTACATAATATTGAGCTTCAGCTGTGTCAGCTTCTACCTTTTTAGCATATTCAAATTCAGCATTTATTAATTCTCTTATATCAACAAGTTTATAATTTTTATCCCAAGATTCAAATCCATTTTGAGAGTAAGCATTAAGTGATAAAATTAAAATAGAAAAACATAAAAAAGACTTCATTGTAGGGTATTTAATTAAAGCAATCTCAAAGATAAGTGAATTCTATTTTTGACTAAAGCTCAATCTGATAATAGCTAAGTATTTTTAAGATCAATTTTCCAAAACTTGTCTCTTTTTAGCTCTATGCCTTTAGCTACTATAAAGGACAACTATAAAAGTAAAAGAACCTCTAGTTCTTAACTCTAACTTCTACAGGCTCCAACATAGTACATGAGGTATATAAATTTCAATATCCAAAGTCATGCAGTAAGCTTAGCTCTGGTAGTATGAAAATAAACTCATTTATCTTGGTCTTGCTATTATAGCATTATATGCTACTTTAGTAAATAAAATAAGGACGCATACGATGAAGAATAAGAACTTAAACTCCACAGCATTTATAGGCGTCCTGATTCTTTTATTCTTGGTGAGCTGTGTGACAAAAAATACTGGCAACCAAGAATCTTCTCCCACGTCAGTTTCCTGTTCATCTGGTTCAGAAGATGCTGCTACTCTGTCTATACCTGATGGCGTATTTGAAGCAAAAAAAGCAACTGCAACAATCCAAATTGATGGGTGTAGCAAAGAGGCTATTTGGGCTGACGTAGATTGGTATTCTATGAACTATTTATGGTTGGGTGAAAAACCCACTAAGTCAGATTATCAAGGTCGTTTTAAGCTTAGCTGGGATGTAAATTACGTTTATGTACTAGTGGAAATTACAGATGATTATTTAAACCCAACGCTTAAAAATGGTATAGAAAACTATTGGAAAGGGGATTATGTAGAGGTCTTTATTGATGAAGATCAATCCGGCGGAAATCATAAGTTCCATCACCAAGCTTTTGCTTATCATGTCTCTACTGAAGGACATGCTATTGATAAAAGCACTTCTGAAGAAACTATTTTTTTAGATGAGCATATCCAAGTTGTCAGGTCGCAGGACGGAAACAAGCATCTTTGGGAAATGGCTATCCAACTTTATGATCGACAATTTGATGAGAACTCATCTGAAAACATACCGGTTCTAATTTTAAAAAATAAACGCATCGGTTTTTCTATAGGCTATGGAGATAATGATGGTACTAACAGAAGAGAGAACTTTATGGGCTCCAAGAAGAATCACGGAATTAATAATGATGAAGGCTACACTAATGCTGCT of Nonlabens sp. Ci31 contains these proteins:
- a CDS encoding NAD(P)H-dependent oxidoreductase; translation: MELLERLEWRYAAKAMSGEKVPQEKMERILEAARLAATSSGLQPFEIYVVTNQEVKEKIKPVAWNQSTVTDCSHLLVFAAWDNYTEDRINYMFDLTNEIRGFKNEGWENYRQQLLSTYPNQDAEVNFNHAAKQAYIAFSHALIAAAFEEVDATPMEGFDADAVDEILGLREKGLRSTVLLPIGYRKPSEDWLVNLEKVRKSTENMVTTID
- a CDS encoding type 1 glutamine amidotransferase domain-containing protein, with the protein product MAKDANLNNSSNLKKEKNMKVLFVLTSHDQLGDTGKKTGFWVEEFAGPYYTLKDKGVEITLATPKGGKAPIDPSSDSPDAATEFTKRFDKDEEAQELINTTHQLADVNAADYDAVFYPGGHGPLWDLANDATSIKLIETFNSQEKPVGFVCHAPAALKSVKGTDGNPLVKGKKVTGFTNTEEDAVQLTDVVPFLVEDMLKENGGIYSKGADWSAYALQDGNLITGQNPASSILVAEKLFAAIQ
- a CDS encoding sugar-binding protein; protein product: MKNKNLNSTAFIGVLILLFLVSCVTKNTGNQESSPTSVSCSSGSEDAATLSIPDGVFEAKKATATIQIDGCSKEAIWADVDWYSMNYLWLGEKPTKSDYQGRFKLSWDVNYVYVLVEITDDYLNPTLKNGIENYWKGDYVEVFIDEDQSGGNHKFHHQAFAYHVSTEGHAIDKSTSEETIFLDEHIQVVRSQDGNKHLWEMAIQLYDRQFDENSSENIPVLILKNKRIGFSIGYGDNDGTNRRENFMGSKKNHGINNDEGYTNAAVFGSLLFVE